In Cupriavidus taiwanensis, the following proteins share a genomic window:
- the acnA gene encoding aconitate hydratase AcnA: protein MPHNLKNTLKEFSIGSSGKGQYYSLPQLGEALDLDIGRLPVSIRVVLESVLRNCDGKKVTEEHVRQLANWKPNAERVDEIPFVVARVVLQDFTGVPLLADLAAMRNVAEKMGKNPKQIEPLVPVDLVVDHSVQIDHFREKKALDLNMQLEFQRNNERYQFMKWGMQAFDTFGVVQPGFGIVHQVNLEYLARGVHRKDGVYYPDTLVGTDSHTTMINGIGVVGWGVGGIEAEAGMLGQPVYFLTPDVVGVELKGRLREGVTATDLVLTITEMLRKEKVVGKFVEFFGEGTASLALPDRATIGNMAPEYGATMGFFPVDEKTIEYFRGTGRTDEEIAAFEGYFRAQDMFGIPGAGEIDYSKVVTLDLATVAPSLAGPKRPQDRIEIGNVKSTFASLFSKPVAENGFNKDAADLNRSYSTADGIEVRNGDVLIAAITSCTNTSNPSVLLGAGLLAKKAVEAGLSVAPHIKTSLAPGSRVVTEYLKAAGLLPYLEKLGFGVTAYGCTTCIGNAGDLTPELNEAITSNDLVAAAVLSGNRNFEARIHPNIRANFLASPPLVVAYAIAGNVTRDLMTEPVGKGKDGRDIWLGDIWPSSDEIHALMKYAMDAKTFKGNYEQVKKPSKLWGAIQGTKGQVYDWPRSTYIAEPPFFQDFSMEPSATSASVRGARALGIFGDSVTTDHISPAGSIKDTSPAGKYLLSHGVLKADFNSYGSRRGNHEVMMRGTFANVRIKNLMIPPTADGARVEGGITIHQPTGEQMSIYDAAMKYVAEGTPTVVFGGEEYGTGSSRDWAAKGTQLLGVKAVIARSFERIHRSNLVGMGVLPLQFKGADSAQTLGITGNETFDIEGIEGDLKPQQDVVLVITRANGDVQRVPVLLRIDTPIEVDYYNHGGILPFVLRQLLAA, encoded by the coding sequence ATGCCCCACAACCTCAAGAACACGCTAAAAGAATTCAGCATCGGCTCTTCCGGCAAGGGCCAGTATTACTCCCTGCCCCAGCTGGGCGAGGCACTGGACCTGGACATCGGCCGCCTGCCGGTGTCGATCCGCGTGGTGCTGGAATCGGTGCTGCGCAACTGCGACGGCAAGAAGGTCACCGAGGAACACGTCCGCCAGCTGGCCAACTGGAAGCCCAACGCCGAGCGCGTCGACGAGATTCCCTTCGTGGTGGCGCGCGTGGTCTTGCAGGACTTCACCGGGGTGCCGCTGCTGGCCGACCTGGCGGCGATGCGCAACGTCGCCGAGAAGATGGGCAAGAACCCCAAGCAGATCGAGCCGCTGGTGCCGGTGGACCTGGTGGTCGACCACTCGGTGCAGATCGACCACTTCCGCGAAAAGAAGGCGCTGGACCTGAACATGCAGCTGGAATTCCAGCGCAACAACGAGCGCTACCAGTTCATGAAGTGGGGCATGCAGGCCTTCGACACCTTCGGCGTGGTGCAGCCGGGCTTCGGCATCGTGCACCAGGTCAACCTGGAATACCTGGCGCGCGGCGTGCACCGCAAGGACGGCGTCTACTACCCTGACACGCTGGTCGGCACCGATTCGCACACCACCATGATCAACGGCATCGGCGTGGTCGGCTGGGGCGTCGGCGGCATCGAGGCCGAGGCCGGCATGCTGGGCCAGCCGGTGTACTTCCTGACGCCGGACGTGGTCGGCGTCGAACTCAAGGGCCGCCTGCGCGAAGGCGTCACCGCCACCGACCTGGTGCTGACCATCACCGAGATGCTGCGCAAGGAGAAGGTGGTGGGCAAGTTCGTCGAATTCTTCGGCGAAGGCACCGCCAGCCTGGCCCTGCCCGACCGCGCCACCATCGGCAACATGGCGCCCGAATACGGCGCCACCATGGGCTTCTTCCCGGTGGACGAGAAGACCATCGAATACTTCCGCGGCACCGGCCGCACCGACGAGGAAATCGCCGCGTTCGAGGGCTATTTCCGGGCGCAGGACATGTTCGGCATCCCCGGCGCCGGCGAGATCGACTACAGCAAGGTGGTGACGCTGGACCTGGCCACGGTGGCGCCGTCGCTGGCGGGCCCCAAGCGCCCGCAGGACCGCATCGAGATCGGCAACGTCAAGAGCACCTTTGCCTCGCTGTTCAGCAAGCCGGTGGCCGAAAACGGCTTCAACAAGGATGCCGCCGACCTGAACCGCAGCTACAGCACCGCCGACGGCATCGAAGTGCGCAACGGCGACGTGCTGATCGCCGCCATCACCTCGTGCACCAACACCTCCAACCCCAGCGTGCTGCTGGGCGCCGGCCTGCTGGCCAAGAAGGCGGTCGAAGCCGGCCTGAGCGTGGCGCCGCATATCAAGACCTCGCTGGCGCCGGGCAGCCGCGTGGTCACCGAATACCTGAAGGCCGCGGGCCTGCTGCCCTACCTGGAAAAGCTGGGCTTCGGCGTGACCGCCTACGGCTGCACCACCTGCATCGGCAATGCCGGCGACCTGACGCCCGAGCTGAACGAGGCCATCACCAGCAACGACCTGGTCGCGGCCGCGGTGCTGTCGGGCAACCGCAATTTCGAGGCCCGCATCCATCCCAACATCCGCGCCAACTTCCTCGCCTCGCCCCCGCTGGTGGTGGCCTATGCCATCGCCGGCAACGTCACGCGCGACCTGATGACCGAGCCGGTCGGCAAGGGCAAGGACGGCCGCGACATCTGGCTGGGCGACATCTGGCCAAGCTCCGACGAGATCCACGCCCTGATGAAGTACGCGATGGACGCCAAGACCTTCAAGGGCAACTACGAGCAGGTCAAGAAGCCGAGCAAGCTGTGGGGCGCGATCCAGGGCACCAAGGGCCAGGTCTACGACTGGCCCCGCTCGACCTATATCGCCGAGCCTCCTTTCTTCCAGGACTTCAGCATGGAGCCGTCGGCGACCTCGGCGAGCGTGCGCGGCGCGCGCGCGCTGGGCATCTTCGGCGATTCGGTGACCACCGACCATATCTCGCCGGCCGGCTCGATCAAGGACACCTCGCCGGCGGGCAAGTACCTGCTCTCGCACGGCGTGCTCAAGGCCGACTTCAACAGCTACGGCTCGCGCCGCGGCAACCATGAGGTGATGATGCGCGGCACCTTCGCCAACGTGCGCATCAAGAACCTGATGATCCCGCCGACGGCGGACGGTGCGCGCGTGGAAGGCGGCATCACCATCCACCAGCCCACCGGCGAGCAGATGTCGATCTATGACGCGGCGATGAAGTATGTCGCCGAGGGCACGCCCACGGTGGTGTTCGGCGGCGAAGAATACGGCACCGGCTCGTCGCGCGACTGGGCCGCCAAGGGCACCCAGCTGCTGGGCGTGAAGGCCGTGATCGCGCGCAGCTTCGAGCGCATCCACCGCTCCAACCTCGTCGGCATGGGGGTGCTGCCGCTGCAGTTCAAGGGCGCCGACAGCGCCCAGACGCTGGGTATCACCGGCAACGAGACCTTCGACATCGAAGGCATCGAGGGCGACCTGAAGCCGCAGCAGGACGTGGTGCTGGTGATCACGCGCGCCAACGGCGACGTGCAGCGCGTGCCGGTGCTGCTGCGCATCGATACGCCGATCGAGGTCGACTACTACAACCACGGCGGCATCCTGCCGTTCGTGCTGCGCCAGCTGCTGGCCGCCTGA
- a CDS encoding DUF2863 family protein has product MAGFRPKASPRLSPDAERLVADALALDASGSRMEDGYWERRLSQRLGRLLKNGSQTALDAALEHLFKHNADASDVLAEQAETLAESASIEVDGQHYDALLIAAPILAHTRYAIPSGTLKPELAQTLAVHLQAHVLANGTKVALSPYLYSIDQLPRTHSDTFALTHKLAAAALAGAVPKVDLRDLPETAPILADPRYLLAVVVAPREQALFRWQEDAKDHHAERSTCLEQWRSQVQPSVALLLPGCEFELLLPDAFFLSCRESDKSIRPLTVRAAVNYLCGTLDISAGQLAAVVAAFGEEVVEEYRVGFTMRGEKDVIYGIVWPVYGREAGEVDADEKGNPLEQICEELRNAGVEDIFRHAALFDPEYCEDCGTPLYADRNGEIVHAELPEDAPTQQPLFH; this is encoded by the coding sequence ATGGCAGGTTTTCGCCCCAAGGCTTCCCCGCGACTCTCTCCCGACGCCGAGCGTCTGGTGGCCGATGCGCTCGCCCTCGACGCATCGGGCAGCCGCATGGAGGACGGATACTGGGAGCGGCGGCTTTCGCAGCGCCTTGGCCGCCTGCTGAAGAACGGTAGCCAGACCGCGCTCGACGCGGCGCTGGAGCACCTGTTCAAGCACAATGCCGACGCCTCCGACGTGCTCGCCGAGCAGGCCGAGACGCTGGCCGAATCCGCCTCGATCGAGGTCGACGGCCAGCACTATGACGCGCTGCTGATCGCCGCGCCGATCCTGGCGCACACCCGCTACGCGATCCCGTCCGGCACGCTCAAGCCCGAACTGGCGCAGACCCTGGCGGTGCACCTGCAGGCACATGTGCTCGCCAACGGCACCAAGGTCGCGCTGTCGCCCTACCTGTACAGCATCGACCAGCTGCCGCGCACGCACAGCGACACCTTCGCGCTGACGCACAAGCTGGCCGCGGCCGCCCTTGCCGGCGCGGTGCCCAAGGTCGACCTGCGCGACCTGCCCGAGACCGCGCCGATCCTGGCCGATCCGCGCTACCTGCTGGCGGTGGTGGTGGCGCCGCGCGAACAGGCGCTGTTCCGCTGGCAGGAAGACGCCAAGGACCATCACGCCGAGCGCTCGACCTGCCTGGAACAATGGCGCAGCCAGGTGCAGCCTTCGGTGGCGCTGCTGCTGCCGGGCTGCGAGTTCGAGCTGCTGCTGCCGGACGCGTTCTTCCTGTCCTGCCGCGAATCTGACAAGAGCATCCGCCCGCTGACCGTGCGCGCCGCCGTCAACTACCTGTGCGGCACGCTGGACATCTCCGCGGGTCAACTGGCCGCGGTGGTGGCCGCCTTCGGCGAGGAAGTGGTCGAGGAATACCGCGTCGGCTTCACCATGCGCGGCGAGAAGGATGTGATCTACGGCATCGTCTGGCCGGTCTACGGCCGCGAAGCCGGCGAGGTCGATGCCGACGAAAAAGGCAATCCGCTCGAGCAGATCTGCGAGGAACTGCGCAATGCCGGCGTCGAGGACATCTTCCGCCACGCCGCGCTGTTCGATCCGGAATACTGCGAAGATTGCGGCACGCCGCTGTACGCCGACCGCAACGGCGAGATCGTCCACGCCGAGCTGCCGGAAGACGCGCCGACGCAGCAGCCGCTGTTCCACTAA
- the trmB gene encoding tRNA (guanine(46)-N(7))-methyltransferase TrmB, translated as MASMFANSRTIVSAQSDVHEHLAARVARHLAEPFRKPIGEPSRRELAAALQRWQQTGGAPLILDAGCGVGESTLRLATQFPGHFVIGVDQSEKRLAAGKDWWGEAPMPANFCWARADLVDVWRLLQADAVPVARHYVLYPNPWPKIGHLGRRWQGHAVFPALAACGDYLECRSNWRIYIDEFAQALELAGRPARIEAWAPAQPMTPFERKYAASGHGLWRCVSERQPG; from the coding sequence ATGGCGTCCATGTTCGCCAATTCCCGCACCATCGTCTCGGCGCAGTCCGATGTCCATGAACACCTCGCCGCGCGCGTCGCGCGCCACCTGGCAGAGCCGTTCCGCAAGCCCATCGGCGAGCCCAGCCGGCGCGAGCTGGCCGCGGCGCTGCAGCGCTGGCAGCAGACTGGCGGCGCGCCGCTGATCCTCGATGCCGGCTGCGGCGTCGGCGAAAGCACGCTGCGCCTGGCCACGCAGTTCCCCGGCCATTTCGTCATCGGCGTCGACCAGTCCGAAAAGCGCCTGGCCGCCGGCAAGGACTGGTGGGGCGAAGCGCCGATGCCGGCGAATTTCTGCTGGGCCCGCGCCGATCTGGTCGATGTCTGGCGGCTGCTGCAGGCGGATGCGGTGCCGGTGGCGCGCCACTACGTGCTGTACCCGAACCCGTGGCCGAAAATCGGCCACCTGGGGCGGCGCTGGCAAGGGCACGCGGTGTTCCCGGCGCTGGCGGCGTGCGGCGACTACCTCGAGTGCCGCAGCAACTGGCGCATCTATATCGACGAGTTCGCGCAGGCGCTGGAACTGGCGGGACGGCCGGCGCGGATCGAGGCCTGGGCGCCGGCGCAGCCGATGACGCCGTTCGAGCGCAAGTACGCGGCCTCCGGCCATGGCTTGTGGCGCTGCGTCAGCGAGCGGCAGCCCGGCTGA
- a CDS encoding ABC transporter substrate-binding protein produces the protein MTMIHALPPQRPPRRRVTPARRAVLRAAAALVFGSAAFTLLPAGAAHAEDLRIGLAADVTSMDPHWNNAGPNNAIALHVFESLVFMDKNARYIPGLALSWKPVNAITWEIKLRPNVKWHDGSPFTSEDVKASLERPEKLVNSPGSFTSYTKPIARIDTPDPLTVRLTMSVPNYANLANDLNSVPIMPKKVAATLTQNDFDSGKAMIGTGPFKFVRFARGQEIVMARNPDYWGPKPEWDRAVFRIITDNGARSAALLAGDVDVIESVPSADVAKLRQNPKFKIEQQVSWRTVFWQMDQSRDNPPFVTDKAGKPLGKNPFKDARVRAAVSKALNRDAIVSRIMEGLAVPASSIVSPQIFGHPGTKPEAYDPEGAKKLLAAAGYPDGFALTLHATNNRYLNDAAVAQATASMLTRIGIQTRVETMPVAAYFTRARQGEFAFQMLGWGSAAADVALRSITGTPNPKTGYGTWNWGKYSNPQLDQLIEKSLTTVSSDKAREDNARAAARFALADHAIIPSHSQLAMWAMKKGLKYEARTDEWSLAQFFHKE, from the coding sequence ATGACCATGATCCACGCCCTGCCGCCGCAACGTCCGCCGCGCCGCCGTGTCACTCCCGCGCGCCGCGCGGTGCTCCGTGCCGCCGCGGCGCTCGTCTTCGGCAGCGCCGCCTTCACCCTGCTGCCGGCCGGCGCCGCGCATGCCGAAGACCTGCGCATCGGCCTGGCCGCCGACGTCACGTCGATGGATCCGCACTGGAACAATGCCGGTCCCAACAACGCCATTGCCCTGCACGTGTTCGAGTCGCTGGTGTTCATGGACAAGAACGCGCGCTACATCCCCGGGCTGGCGCTGTCGTGGAAGCCGGTCAACGCCATCACCTGGGAAATCAAGCTGCGCCCCAACGTGAAGTGGCACGACGGCTCGCCCTTTACCAGCGAAGACGTCAAGGCCTCGCTGGAGCGGCCGGAGAAGCTGGTCAACAGCCCGGGCTCGTTCACCAGCTACACCAAGCCGATCGCCCGCATCGACACGCCCGACCCGCTCACCGTGCGCCTGACCATGAGCGTGCCCAACTACGCCAACCTGGCCAATGACCTGAACAGCGTGCCGATCATGCCAAAGAAGGTCGCGGCCACGCTGACGCAGAACGATTTCGACTCGGGCAAGGCCATGATCGGCACCGGCCCGTTCAAGTTCGTGCGTTTTGCGCGCGGCCAGGAAATCGTGATGGCACGCAATCCCGACTACTGGGGCCCGAAGCCCGAGTGGGACCGCGCGGTGTTCCGCATCATCACCGACAACGGCGCGCGCAGCGCCGCGCTGCTGGCGGGCGATGTCGACGTGATCGAAAGCGTGCCCTCGGCCGACGTCGCCAAGCTCAGGCAGAACCCGAAGTTCAAAATCGAGCAGCAGGTGTCGTGGCGCACCGTGTTCTGGCAGATGGACCAGTCGCGCGACAACCCGCCCTTTGTCACCGACAAGGCGGGCAAGCCGCTGGGCAAGAATCCGTTCAAGGACGCGCGCGTGCGCGCCGCGGTCAGCAAGGCGCTGAACCGCGACGCCATCGTCAGCCGCATCATGGAGGGCCTGGCGGTGCCGGCCTCGTCGATCGTGTCGCCGCAGATCTTCGGCCATCCCGGCACCAAACCCGAAGCCTACGACCCGGAAGGCGCGAAGAAGCTGCTGGCCGCGGCGGGCTACCCGGACGGTTTCGCCCTGACGCTGCACGCCACCAACAACCGCTACCTGAACGACGCCGCGGTGGCGCAGGCCACCGCCAGCATGCTGACCCGCATCGGCATCCAGACCAGGGTGGAAACCATGCCGGTGGCGGCCTACTTCACGCGCGCGCGCCAGGGCGAGTTTGCCTTCCAGATGCTGGGCTGGGGCTCGGCCGCCGCCGACGTGGCGCTGCGCTCGATCACCGGCACGCCCAACCCGAAGACCGGCTACGGCACCTGGAACTGGGGCAAGTACAGCAACCCGCAGCTGGACCAGCTGATCGAGAAATCGCTGACCACGGTCAGCAGCGACAAGGCGCGCGAGGACAATGCCCGCGCGGCCGCCAGGTTTGCGCTGGCCGACCACGCGATCATTCCATCGCACAGCCAGCTGGCGATGTGGGCGATGAAGAAGGGTCTGAAGTACGAGGCGCGCACCGACGAGTGGTCGCTGGCGCAGTTCTTTCACAAGGAGTGA
- a CDS encoding spermidine synthase, translating into MTLLKRKSIEAVASRRPARGTRTRGEAPAREEKRMTPRFAPVTFSEMEGVRYLHFGTEWVQGAMRLRKPDAIELEYAQQMMAWLLFLSPSVDEFHVVQLGLGAAALTKFCHRQFSRARVTAVELNPAVIVAGRSMFGLREDDARLTVREQDAWDYVMDGAHAGAVDVLQVDLYDATARGPVLDTTAFYRACRRTLKAPGVMTINLFGDHDSFPKNIARICDAFDNRVLVFPEVHDGNIIALAFNGPEIDVAWDVLEARADVIEDTTGLPARDWVQKLRAANARQEERLMI; encoded by the coding sequence ATGACCCTACTGAAACGCAAATCGATTGAAGCCGTGGCCTCGCGCCGTCCGGCACGCGGCACCCGCACCCGTGGCGAGGCGCCAGCCCGCGAAGAAAAACGCATGACGCCGCGCTTCGCGCCGGTGACGTTCTCGGAAATGGAAGGCGTGCGCTACCTGCACTTCGGCACCGAGTGGGTGCAGGGCGCGATGCGGCTGCGCAAGCCGGATGCGATCGAGCTGGAATACGCGCAGCAGATGATGGCCTGGCTGCTGTTCCTGTCGCCGTCGGTCGATGAATTCCACGTGGTGCAGCTGGGCCTGGGCGCCGCGGCGCTGACCAAGTTCTGCCATCGCCAGTTCAGCCGCGCGCGCGTGACCGCTGTGGAGCTGAACCCCGCCGTGATCGTCGCCGGGCGCAGCATGTTCGGCCTGCGCGAGGACGACGCGCGGCTGACCGTGCGCGAGCAGGACGCCTGGGACTACGTGATGGACGGCGCCCACGCCGGCGCCGTCGACGTGCTGCAGGTCGACCTGTACGACGCCACCGCGCGCGGCCCGGTGCTGGACACCACCGCGTTCTACCGCGCCTGCCGCCGCACGCTGAAGGCGCCGGGTGTGATGACGATCAACCTGTTCGGCGACCACGACAGCTTTCCGAAGAACATCGCGCGCATCTGCGATGCCTTCGACAACCGCGTGCTGGTGTTCCCGGAAGTGCATGACGGCAACATCATCGCGCTGGCCTTCAACGGGCCGGAAATCGATGTGGCGTGGGACGTGCTGGAAGCGCGCGCCGACGTGATCGAGGACACCACCGGGCTGCCGGCGCGGGACTGGGTGCAGAAGCTGCGCGCGGCCAATGCGCGGCAGGAAGAGCGGTTGATGATTTAA
- a CDS encoding tetratricopeptide repeat protein: MRIFGISIHIIVALFFAVHAVRTHQNMYWLLILFLFPGLGSVVYFFAIYLPELRQSRGARAATRAITQLVDPNRAVREARSDFDRAPTVAHRMRLGAALLAAGEPAEALQHYQAAANGPFATDPALLQGLAQAQFATGDAPGAQATLEKLFAAQPRARQQPEPALLYAQALAATGAAGTRAAFEQALTSASDAAPRCLFADWLAAQPDPADRERAQRLYAEIIHDARHWPRHARDHNRAWLQRAQAALAR; this comes from the coding sequence ATGCGTATTTTCGGCATCAGCATCCATATCATCGTTGCACTGTTCTTTGCCGTGCACGCGGTGCGCACGCACCAGAACATGTACTGGCTGCTGATCCTGTTCCTGTTCCCGGGCCTCGGCAGCGTGGTCTATTTCTTTGCGATCTACCTGCCCGAGCTGCGCCAGTCGCGCGGGGCGCGCGCGGCGACGCGCGCCATCACGCAGCTGGTCGATCCCAACCGCGCGGTGCGCGAGGCCCGCTCGGATTTCGATCGGGCCCCGACGGTGGCGCACCGCATGCGCCTGGGCGCGGCGCTGCTGGCCGCCGGCGAGCCGGCCGAGGCGCTGCAGCACTACCAGGCGGCCGCCAACGGCCCATTCGCGACCGATCCCGCGCTGCTGCAAGGCCTGGCGCAGGCGCAGTTCGCCACCGGCGATGCGCCCGGCGCGCAAGCGACGCTGGAAAAGCTGTTCGCGGCCCAGCCGCGCGCGCGCCAGCAGCCGGAGCCGGCCCTGCTGTACGCGCAAGCCCTGGCCGCCACCGGCGCGGCCGGCACGCGCGCCGCCTTCGAGCAGGCGCTGACCAGCGCCAGCGACGCCGCCCCGCGCTGCCTGTTCGCCGACTGGCTGGCGGCCCAGCCCGACCCGGCCGACCGCGAGCGCGCGCAGCGGCTGTATGCCGAAATCATCCACGACGCCCGCCACTGGCCGCGCCACGCCCGCGACCACAACCGCGCCTGGCTGCAGCGCGCGCAGGCGGCGCTGGCCAGGTAA
- a CDS encoding universal stress protein, with protein sequence MFKHLLLAVDGSDLSESAFRKALALARDMGARTTAVRVCPNYHVLTYQVEMLEDTRETYVKEAAAGATQYLRERAEEASAAGVPCDTAYAVNDHPYEAIIKTAEDKGCDLIVMASHGRRGIQGMLIGSETLKVLTHSKIPVLVYR encoded by the coding sequence ATGTTCAAGCATCTGCTGCTGGCGGTCGATGGCTCCGACCTGTCTGAATCGGCGTTCCGCAAGGCGCTCGCGCTGGCGCGGGACATGGGGGCGCGTACCACCGCGGTGCGGGTCTGTCCGAACTACCACGTGCTGACCTACCAGGTCGAGATGCTGGAGGACACGCGCGAAACCTACGTCAAGGAAGCCGCGGCGGGCGCCACGCAGTACCTGCGCGAGCGCGCCGAGGAAGCCAGCGCGGCGGGCGTGCCGTGCGACACCGCCTACGCCGTCAACGACCATCCCTACGAAGCCATCATCAAGACCGCCGAGGACAAGGGCTGCGACCTGATCGTGATGGCATCGCACGGGCGGCGCGGCATCCAGGGCATGCTGATCGGCAGCGAGACGCTGAAGGTGCTGACGCACAGCAAGATCCCGGTGCTGGTCTATCGCTAG
- a CDS encoding DNA-deoxyinosine glycosylase codes for MSATTPPKIDLHQGLPPVIDAHTRVLVLGSFPGAASLAARQYYAHPRNQFWPLLGALTGEPLAELPYAERLVRLLAHRIGVWDVLGACQREGSLDSNIRYPQANDFTRLRALAPSLRRIGFNGGTSGRFAPQFAAQGYETVVLPSSSPAHAARSFEQKLSLWRSLLD; via the coding sequence ATGTCCGCCACTACGCCCCCCAAGATCGACCTCCACCAGGGCCTGCCCCCCGTCATCGACGCCCACACCCGCGTGCTGGTGCTGGGCAGCTTTCCCGGTGCCGCGTCGCTCGCCGCGCGCCAGTATTACGCCCATCCGCGCAACCAGTTCTGGCCGCTGCTGGGCGCGCTGACCGGCGAGCCGCTGGCGGAACTGCCCTATGCCGAACGGCTGGTGCGGCTGCTGGCGCATCGCATCGGCGTGTGGGACGTGCTGGGCGCGTGCCAGCGCGAAGGCAGCCTGGACAGCAATATCCGTTATCCGCAGGCCAACGATTTCACGCGCCTGCGCGCACTGGCGCCGTCGCTGCGGCGCATCGGCTTCAACGGCGGCACCTCAGGCCGCTTTGCGCCGCAGTTCGCCGCGCAGGGCTACGAGACCGTGGTGCTGCCCTCGTCCAGCCCGGCGCATGCCGCGCGCAGCTTCGAGCAGAAGCTTTCGTTATGGCGCAGCCTGCTGGACTGA
- the htpG gene encoding molecular chaperone HtpG — translation MTAPHETMSFQAEVKQLLHLMIHSLYSNKEIFLRELVSNASDATDKLRFEAIANPSLLENDADLAIRIEADAQARTLKITDNGIGMSRDEAIRNLGTIARSGTREFFQQLSGDQQKDAALIGQFGVGFYSAFIVADKVTVETRRAGLGAEEAVRWESSGDGEFTVDAIARAERGTTITLHLREGEDDFLSAWRLKSIIQKYSDHISLPIRMPKEVWDAEASAYKRTDEWESVNQASALWTRAKSDITDEQYTAFYQHIAHDNEAPLAWTHNRVEGRSEYTQLLYIPARAPFDLWDRNHKAGLKLYVKRVFIMDDAEQLLAGYLRWVKGVVDSADLPLNVSRELLQESRDVKAIREGCTKRVLSMLESMADSEDEAERAKYDTFWQQFGQALKEGAGEDQANQERVAKLLRFASTHNDTAEQNVSLAAYVGRMKEGQDKIYYVTADTWSAAKNSPHLEVFRKKGIEVLLLTDRVDEWMLSFLREFDGKELVSVARGDLDLGKLADEAEKAEQEKAEADWKDVVERAKAVLAGKAKDVRVTLRLTASASCLVSDEGDMSGYLQRLLKQAGQKAPDARPILELNPEHALVKKLRDLQGEQSGDAFSDRLQVLFDQALLAEGGMLEDPAAYVQRVNKLLA, via the coding sequence ATGACCGCACCGCACGAGACGATGAGCTTCCAGGCGGAAGTGAAGCAGCTGCTGCACCTGATGATCCACTCGCTGTACAGCAACAAGGAAATTTTCCTGCGCGAGCTGGTCTCTAATGCTTCGGACGCCACTGACAAGCTGCGCTTCGAGGCGATCGCGAATCCGTCCCTGCTCGAGAACGACGCCGACCTGGCCATCCGCATCGAGGCCGATGCGCAGGCACGCACGCTGAAGATCACCGACAACGGCATCGGCATGAGCCGCGACGAGGCCATCCGCAACCTCGGCACCATCGCCCGTTCGGGCACCAGGGAATTCTTCCAGCAGCTGTCCGGCGACCAGCAGAAGGACGCGGCGCTGATCGGACAGTTCGGCGTGGGCTTTTATTCGGCCTTCATCGTAGCCGACAAGGTCACGGTGGAAACCCGCCGCGCCGGCCTGGGCGCCGAGGAAGCCGTGCGCTGGGAAAGCAGCGGCGACGGCGAGTTCACCGTCGACGCGATCGCGCGCGCCGAGCGCGGCACCACCATCACGCTGCACCTGCGCGAGGGCGAGGACGATTTCCTGTCGGCGTGGCGCCTGAAGAGCATCATCCAGAAGTATTCGGACCATATCTCGCTGCCGATCCGCATGCCCAAGGAAGTGTGGGACGCCGAGGCCAGCGCCTACAAGCGCACCGACGAGTGGGAGAGCGTGAACCAGGCCAGCGCGTTGTGGACCCGCGCCAAGTCCGACATCACCGACGAGCAGTACACCGCGTTCTACCAGCACATCGCGCACGACAACGAGGCGCCGCTGGCGTGGACCCACAACCGCGTCGAAGGCCGCAGCGAATACACCCAGCTGCTGTACATCCCGGCGCGCGCGCCGTTCGACCTGTGGGATCGCAACCACAAGGCCGGCCTGAAGCTGTACGTGAAGCGCGTCTTCATCATGGACGACGCCGAGCAGCTGCTGGCGGGCTACCTGCGCTGGGTCAAGGGCGTGGTCGATTCCGCCGACCTGCCGCTGAACGTGTCGCGCGAGCTGCTGCAGGAGAGCCGCGACGTCAAGGCGATCCGCGAGGGCTGCACCAAGCGCGTGCTGTCGATGCTGGAATCGATGGCCGACAGCGAGGACGAAGCCGAGCGCGCCAAGTACGACACCTTCTGGCAGCAATTCGGCCAGGCGCTGAAGGAAGGCGCCGGCGAAGACCAGGCCAACCAGGAGCGCGTGGCAAAGCTGCTGCGCTTCGCCTCGACCCATAACGACACCGCCGAGCAGAACGTGTCGCTGGCCGCCTATGTCGGCCGGATGAAGGAAGGGCAGGACAAGATCTACTACGTCACGGCCGACACCTGGTCCGCCGCGAAGAACAGCCCGCACCTGGAAGTGTTCCGCAAGAAGGGCATCGAAGTGCTGCTGCTGACCGACCGTGTCGATGAATGGATGCTGTCGTTCCTGCGCGAATTCGACGGCAAGGAGCTGGTGTCGGTGGCGCGCGGCGACCTCGACCTGGGCAAGCTTGCCGACGAGGCCGAGAAGGCCGAGCAGGAAAAGGCCGAAGCCGACTGGAAGGATGTGGTCGAGCGCGCCAAGGCCGTGCTGGCCGGCAAGGCCAAGGACGTGCGCGTGACGCTGCGCCTGACTGCATCGGCATCGTGCCTGGTGTCGGACGAGGGCGACATGAGCGGCTACCTGCAGCGCCTGCTCAAGCAGGCCGGCCAGAAGGCGCCGGATGCCCGGCCGATCCTGGAACTGAACCCGGAACACGCGCTGGTGAAGAAGCTGCGGGACCTGCAAGGCGAGCAATCGGGGGATGCCTTCAGCGACCGCCTGCAGGTGCTGTTCGACCAGGCGCTGCTGGCCGAAGGCGGCATGCTGGAAGACCCGGCGGCCTACGTGCAGCGCGTGAACAAGCTGCTGGCCTGA